The DNA segment CACAGTCCTCTCATAACAACAGAGATGCTTTATCAAAGTTTAAAAATGTGGTAGCACATCAGGAAATTTTGCAGCCCTTGCATTGTCACAGGAATCCAAACCCAAGGCTGGGAACTCTGCACACTGCCCATGGTCAGCGAGCAACTGCCAAGCGTGGCTGCTATTTCTGTAGCGGCTGAGAAACACACAGGGGAATTTTCTCAGCACAGGCTGGCTTGCCTGCAGCTGTACACAAATCCCAGCCATGCAGATGCAATCCCAAACTATTAAAAGCCCCCTTTCTCGTGGAGAGCCAGCAGTTAGAGGCAGTGATCACACACACATGCCATGCTGGCGCAAACTCCCTTGGAGCAGGGCATCTTGTAGGCTTTGATGGCTATTGGCCTGTGCCCAGGCCCTCATATCCAGATTGTTTTTCCCTGAGGACTTTGGTTAAGATCACTCCAGCATTTCCCTGCATGTTTCAGAGTGAGCTACGTGGCATGCTGGAGCCAGCAGGGCCTGGCAGCAGAGAGATGGGCGTAATGCACATTTCCTAAGGGATGCTCAGGCTTGCTGAAGCCAGGCTGGTGTTGCAGCGAGTGGGGAGCTgtgtgggacaggctgccccTAGCACCCAGGGACACCAGCAGTGCTCAGACCAAATCAAAGCAATTCCAGTGCCAGCACCCCATTGCAGCTGCCCAGGCTATGTCATCACTGAGGCAAGAGTTGACTGCTAACACACATGCAGCTCACTGATATTTATATCACATGCCATATATCAAAAATATGCTACATCTGAGAACAGCTTCACCACAACATCATGACTGGGATGAAAGAAggtgaaggaaggagagggcacCCCACAGCAGGcatgctcctgcccagcctgcgcTGCCGATGCCACTGAGAATTTTGCTCGTGGAGCTTAATGATGCAAGAATGTCCTCCCCCCCCCCGGCAAACAAAGCACTGTCGTTTTCTTGGCATTGGTGCAGCCCGGGGTCAGTGAGGCAAACAGCTAATGCTGTGCTTTGACGTGTCTGGGAATGCACAGGCTGCTTGTGACAGGGGAAGAGGCTGAACAAAAACCACCTCTCACTGCAACCATCCATCTTCATGTGATGCACCAACAGGAATGACCACAGTTTCTGGTGTCTGTAAGCAGCAAGCACCTGCTTCCAAACCTAAACACCAGCATAAGCCTGTTCAACATTGACGTCTTCATGTTAACATTGCAGTCACTTTGCTTTCCCTTGACACTGCTGAACCCCAGAGCAAACCTCCATCTGTGTCCAAAGTGCCCTCaatccagcccagcagcagattGGGCACTCATTGCCTCTCAGGACCTTTCGCTAAACACAGGGTACAGAGATCTACAGCATGAACAGTGAAGAAACCTGGCATGGATGATGGCAGAATTGTAGCCTTGACATAAAGATCCcaataaatgaaaatacagtTGATGCAGCACCTTCCTTTTTCCACAGCTGTGGTTGATGGTGCTGTCTGAAGCCCCAGCCACAGGAGACAAGCTGTATGTAGCATGGTCTGCCCCCCATCCTAGGATCCATTTCACATAGACACACAACTGAACAGGCATGCAAAATTCACtacaccacagccctgggagccCTTCGAGCTCTCCACACCAGTCCCAGGCCAAATGGAATTTTAAATTGCTCCCTGTACTCTTTATTTTGGGGGCATTGCTGATATCACAGAAAACTGTTGTGTTTATTCTGTTCCAGGGCCATTTCATTGACCAGCTGCTCTATAGATGACTGAATGGCTGCTTTCACGAGGGAAGCAGCAGTctctatgaggagcagctcatACTGCTCCCCAGTTTTGTGCCCCTGGTCACCTGCACCTTTCTCCTGTGCCTGGGGACCGCCACCAGCCTCGGGGCCCTCTTTATTACCAAAATCAAAGCTCCCACTTGACGTTTTATTCCCTTTTTGCTTATTTCGGTGCAAAACTGGGGATGGCTCATAGCCCTGGTCAGAGTCGGTGTTGTCAGAGTCCTCAGCTTCAGTGACAGTGATGATGATGCCGACGCCAGCACTCACGTTTGCCTCTAACATCACCTGatggctggagcagccctgcacgCTTGCTGCATCATCTTTAAACACTGACTGATTGAAATCCATTACAGTCTCTTCGGCTTTGCACTCCTCTGGAAGATTTATGCTCTTTTCTGATTCATCCCCTTCAGGCAGCTTTTTACAGATGTCAGGGATTTCCTGCAGCTCAGTAGATCCAGGGATGCTGTTGGGTTGATCCTTGGAAATGGGCACTTCAGGAGCAACTTCCccaccttctgcaggctgatcCTTGGAAATGGGTGCTTCAGGAGCAACTTCTCtaccttctgcaggctgatcCTTGGAAATGGGTGCTTCAGGAGCAACTTCTCtaccttctgcaggctgatcCTTGGAAATGGGTGCTTCAGGAGCAACTTCTCtaccttctgcaggctgatcCTTGGAAATGGGCACTTGAGGAGCAACTTCTccaccttctgcaggctgatcCTTGAAAATAGGCACTTTGGGAGCAACTTCCTCACCTTCTGCAGGTTGATCCTTGGAAATGGGTGCTTCACGAGCAACTTCCCTCCCTTCCACACATTGATCCTTGGAAACGTGCACTTTGGGAGCAACTTCCCCACCTTCTGCAGATTGATCCTTGGAAACAGCTGTTTCAGGAGCAACTTCCCCACCTTCCACAGGTTGATCCTTGGAAATGGACACTTTGGGAACAACTTTCCCACCTTCCATAGGTAGATCCTTGGAAATGAGTGCTTTGGGAGCAACTTCTCCACCTTCCACAAAGACTGTGGTTTTGGGTGGGCTCCCCTCCTGCAGTTTTTCCTGGGCTTTTTCATTAATTGTTTCTGAACTGGTTatctctgcctcagcagtgcactCCGGTGTGGGCTCTGTCAAGGGTTCAATCTTCTGAACAGAGCTGACACTTTCCTTCACTATATCCtggtcctcctctgcagggacTGGGCTGAAGGCTTCAGACTTGTCTGCTGGGGCCAAATCCTCTGGCTCTTCACTGGCTTTATTCACAATGCCCACCACTTCATTTGC comes from the Indicator indicator isolate 239-I01 chromosome 4, UM_Iind_1.1, whole genome shotgun sequence genome and includes:
- the AKAP5 gene encoding A-kinase anchor protein 5, with the translated sequence MVKATKEIQMENPREAETHSTGATCSPSEEQAEKPSMLCFKKRKKSCKKDLTVKDACKGASEEKSQCISADQGETKASNQSQSSKGAWAAIKNLARPQRKQKSSSRKKVPSDSQVQLEVDTEETCAQGFLKKRASSGLKMPCVRFSRGKKKPNPSEAVEESEGSGQANEVVGIVNKASEEPEDLAPADKSEAFSPVPAEEDQDIVKESVSSVQKIEPLTEPTPECTAEAEITSSETINEKAQEKLQEGSPPKTTVFVEGGEVAPEVPISKDQPNSIPGSTELQEIPDICKKLPEGDESEKSINLPEECKAEETVMDFNQSVFKDDAASVQGCSSHQVMLEANVSAGVGIIITVTEAEDSDNTDSDQGYEPSPVLHRNKQKGNKTSSGSFDFGNKEGPEAGGGPQAQEKGAGDQGHKTGEQYELLLIETAASLVKAAIQSSIEQLVNEMALEQNKHNSFL